The following coding sequences lie in one Streptomyces sp. NBC_00510 genomic window:
- a CDS encoding barstar family protein: MGSYFVNEVTVIDVKPSASGAGLVDLTVMLWCENALPGAERPWELVRTGHLNHTGMWHELAPEDRHAWLSVALWSREYQRQGKPDAPAGQVFTLDGRHIVDRDTFYCAIGEAINGPGGYFGWNLDALDDCLRGDWGATTPFTLHWEFSAEARTRLAERVPAGDRELGLFDLLLEIFEERGVSVILR, from the coding sequence ATGGGGTCCTACTTCGTCAACGAGGTCACTGTCATTGACGTCAAGCCGTCCGCCAGTGGTGCCGGTCTTGTCGACCTCACGGTGATGCTCTGGTGCGAGAACGCCCTGCCCGGGGCGGAACGGCCGTGGGAGCTGGTCCGCACCGGTCATCTGAACCACACCGGGATGTGGCACGAACTCGCTCCCGAGGACCGACACGCGTGGCTGTCGGTGGCCCTGTGGTCCCGGGAGTACCAACGTCAGGGGAAACCCGATGCGCCTGCCGGGCAGGTGTTCACCTTGGATGGCCGACACATCGTTGACCGGGACACCTTCTATTGCGCGATCGGGGAGGCCATCAACGGGCCCGGTGGATACTTCGGCTGGAACCTGGACGCTCTGGACGACTGTCTGAGAGGTGACTGGGGCGCGACCACTCCGTTCACCTTGCACTGGGAGTTCTCTGCCGAGGCTCGAACGCGGTTGGCGGAACGCGTGCCCGCCGGTGATCGCGAGCTTGGGCTGTTCGACCTGCTCCTGGAGATCTTCGAGGAACGGGGTGTGAGCGTCATCCTTCGGTGA